CCGCCTGAATGGCCATCACGACCCCGGCGCAGAAGCCGCGAGGTTTGGCCAGATGAATCCGCTCGATCATGCCGCCCAGTGTAAAGCGGCGCCCCGCCACAGACCGTGCGCCCACGTCCAGGGCACAACCCCCCCGGAAAGAATCAGGGGACGGTCAACATGTCAAGCCCATCTGCACCGCTCCGGGGGCACACCCCCCCTCACGCGTGAAAAACCTTATCGGCACACTCATGAAAGCACTCCTACACTGAGTACCAACCCATGACAGTCGCTGCCTTCGCGCATCCCTACAACATCACCCAGTCAGTCCTCGTCTGTCGCGCCGCCCACCTCTCCGCCACCCTGCAGACCAAGATTGCCCGACTCGCCGCCCGCGACGGGTACCAGATCGTCCTGGTCGGCCCTTACCCACCGGAACTCCAGCAGGGGCTCGGCACGCCCACCCCCGGCTTCACGCCGGAGGCACCCGCCGCGAGCCTCGTGACGGTCCCCAGCACCCAGCACGCCCTGGCCCACCTGCGCGCCAGCACCCGCAACGTGCTCGTCATCAACCCCTCCCCCGACGCGATCAGCGCCTGCGCCGCCACACTGACCCGCACCGCCGACTTCGCCCACCGCACGCAACCCGTCACACCAGCCGCCTGACACGAACTCCAATGAAAGGAGGCGTCAATCCGAGCGGATGCGAGAAGGAGAGAAACGGGTTCCGGACGTGGAGTTGGCAACCCGGTGCTGTCCCGGGTTGTGAACGAAACAAACGGAGTCCGTATCAGACGGCACTTGACCCTGCCTCCAGCGCGGGCCGCCCGCCCAGGGTCTGTCTGGCTGAATCTGCAAGGATGGGCAGATGGAACCGACGGATCTCACCGAACAGCAGTGGGCGACCCTCTCCTCACTGCTGCCTACCAACCCCAGACGTGGACACGCCTCTACAGATCATCGGACCGTCCTGAACGGCATCCTGTAACACCCGGAGACCGCTTCGATCGCTGGGCACATGTCGGCACCTGGATGGCGATGCTCGCCGCTCTCCAGGTCAAAGCCGACACTGAGAGAAAAATTGACTGGGCGGCGCGGCTGTTCGAGGCCGCTCGTTCAGGCGTATTGAAAGTCCCCCTCGATACGCCTGAATTCTGCGGTCAGAAGGTAAAGCCCTTGGGGACCACGACGACGCCGTTGTCGGTCACGGTGAAGCCGCGCGCGCGGTCCTCTTCGGGGTCGACGCCGATCTTCATGCCGGGCGGAATGACGACGTTCTTGTCCACGATGCAGTTGCGGATGTGTGCGTGGCGGCCTACCTCGACGTCGTCGAACAGCACGCAGCTCTCGACCAGCGAGTACGAGTGGGTGCGCACGCCGCGCCCCAGCAGGCTGTCGCGGACGGTGCCGCCGCTGATGATCGCGCCCCCGGCCATGATCGTGTTGAATGCCTGCCCCTTGCGGCCGTCGCTCTCGTGGACGAACTTCGCGGGTGGGGAGAACTCGCTGCTGGTCCGCAGCGGCCACTGCGGGTTGTAGATGTCGAATTCCGGGTTGACGCTCACGAGGTCCATGCTGGCGTCGAAGTACGCGTCCAGCGTGCCGACGTCCCGCCAGTATGTGTTCGGTCCGGCCTGACCGGGGATGGGGTTGCGGTGGAAGTCGTACGCCATGACGTTGTACCCGTCACTCAGGGCGCGGGGGATGACGTCCCCGCCGAAGTCGAAGCCGGCCTCGCCGCCGCCCATGTTCGTCTCGAGGAGTTCCTCCAGCGCGCGGCGCGAGAAGATGTAGTTGCCCATGCTGGTCAGGCTCACGCCGTCCTGTCCGGGGATGCTGGGCGGGTTCTTGGGTTTCTCCAGGAAGTCCGTGACGCGCCAGTTGTGGTCGACGTGCATCACGCCGAACTGGTGCGCCTGCGCCTGCGGCATCGGGTACGCGGCGATGGTGACGTCCGCGCGGGTCTCGATGTGCTTCTGCAGCATGTGCTCGACGTTCATCTTGTAGATGTGGTCGCCGCTGAAGATCGCGACGTAGTCGGCCTCGTAGTTGTCGATGAGGTGCATGTTCTGGTACACCGCGTCGGCGGTCCCGCGGTACCACACGGGTCCGAGTTCCTCGA
This region of Deinococcus sp. JMULE3 genomic DNA includes:
- the glgC gene encoding glucose-1-phosphate adenylyltransferase; protein product: MKPRVLGMILAGGQGSRLAPLTQKRSKPAVPFGSKYRIIDFAINNFINSGVFSIYVLTQYKAQSLTEHIQRGWRFGTFLSDYFITLVPAQMYRIEELGPVWYRGTADAVYQNMHLIDNYEADYVAIFSGDHIYKMNVEHMLQKHIETRADVTIAAYPMPQAQAHQFGVMHVDHNWRVTDFLEKPKNPPSIPGQDGVSLTSMGNYIFSRRALEELLETNMGGGEAGFDFGGDVIPRALSDGYNVMAYDFHRNPIPGQAGPNTYWRDVGTLDAYFDASMDLVSVNPEFDIYNPQWPLRTSSEFSPPAKFVHESDGRKGQAFNTIMAGGAIISGGTVRDSLLGRGVRTHSYSLVESCVLFDDVEVGRHAHIRNCIVDKNVVIPPGMKIGVDPEEDRARGFTVTDNGVVVVPKGFTF
- a CDS encoding transposase, coding for MEPTDLTEQQWATLSSLLPTNPRRGHASTDHRTVLNGIL